A section of the Lujinxingia vulgaris genome encodes:
- a CDS encoding RNA polymerase sigma factor, whose protein sequence is MRHHPDEAIAELMRHWERWVGLAARSLQARADAEDAVQQALVRAADQLHTLDDPEKLEGWFATIVRRQAIDQLRRMSRDAHKRRRLAVEPAPDLHPAPDASDATCACGIDALEDLSPAYAEILTRVILNDEAVQDAADALGISDTNASVRLHRARKALRQELLERCGTTSTRECLSCDCP, encoded by the coding sequence ATGAGACACCATCCCGACGAGGCCATCGCCGAGTTGATGCGACACTGGGAGCGCTGGGTGGGGCTGGCCGCGCGCAGCCTGCAAGCGCGCGCCGACGCCGAGGACGCCGTCCAGCAGGCGTTGGTGCGCGCGGCCGACCAGCTCCACACGCTTGACGATCCCGAAAAACTCGAGGGCTGGTTCGCCACCATCGTGCGCCGCCAGGCCATCGACCAACTCCGCCGCATGAGCCGCGACGCCCACAAACGCCGCCGCCTGGCCGTCGAGCCCGCCCCCGATCTTCATCCGGCCCCCGACGCCAGCGACGCCACCTGCGCCTGCGGCATCGACGCGCTCGAAGATCTCTCCCCGGCCTACGCCGAGATCCTCACCCGCGTGATTCTCAACGACGAAGCGGTGCAAGACGCCGCCGACGCGCTCGGCATCAGCGACACCAACGCGTCTGTGCGCCTGCACCGCGCCCGAAAAGCCCTGCGCCAGGAGCTTCTGGAGCGCTGCGGCACCACCTCCACCCGCGAATGCTTAAGCTGCGACTGCCCCTGA